In Castanea sativa cultivar Marrone di Chiusa Pesio chromosome 6, ASM4071231v1, a single window of DNA contains:
- the LOC142640040 gene encoding uncharacterized protein LOC142640040, which produces MSKGKEKVGSKQFRWLPPMHTTMLTVLAEEATKGNKPSNTFKPGSFATVAKAITEQFGVECHAGYVENRMRTLRTMWTTIQTLQKKSGFGWDDSLKMITCDAKTYQEEVMAHRKHADFLNKKIKLYDELAIVVGKDLATGSFAKSYADIDTEHENAESTEMVADNGEEGVVDKGKNVVESSTTGSTLSKSRKRSRALPSDDSALTDLSDQLKEIAVALKEISRGPVDFNSLYSEVMALAADGYSEDMLATAFDHLCENKKVARGFLAKTAKLRKLWMDSYLFTRL; this is translated from the exons ATGtcgaaagggaaagaaaaggtgGGTAGTAAGCAATTTCGATGGTTGCCACCAATGCACACGACGATGCTAACTGTACTTGCCGAAGAGGCCACGAAGGGCAACAAGCCCTCGAACACTTTTAAGCCCGGTTCCTTCGCTACTGTCGCCAAGGCGATAACTGAACAGTTTGGGGTCGAGTGCCATGCTGGGTATGTTGAGAATCGAATGCGTACTTTGAGGACAATGTGGACTACCATTCAAACTCTTCAAAAGAAGAGTGGGTTCGGTTGGGATGATAGCTTAAAAATGATCACGTGCGATGCGAAGACGTACCAAGAGGAAGTTATG GCGCATCGAAAGCATGCTGATTTTTTGAACAAGAAGATAAAGTTGTATGATGAGTTGGCCATTGTAGTGGGTAAGGATTTGGCCACAGGAAGCTTTGCTAAGTCATATGCTGATATTGACACAGAGCATGAGAATGCAGAGAGCACTGAGATGGTGGCTGATAATGGGGAGGAGGGTGTGGTGGATAAGGGGAAGAATGTGGTAGAATCGTCCACCACTGGGTCTACACTTTCAAAGTCCCGCAAAAGAAGCCGTGCACTTCCCTCTGATGATAGCGCTCTGACTGATTTGTCTGATCAGCTTAAGGAAATTGCTGTGGCCTTGAAAGAAATCAGTCGGGGGCCTGTTGATTTTAATAGTCTTTACTCTGAGGTGATGGCTTTGGCGGCGGATGGGTATAGTGAAGATATGCTCGCAACTGCCTTTGACCATCTGTGTGAAAATAAGAAGGTCGCTAGGGGATTTCTGGCCAAGACTGCTAAGTTGAGGAAGCTTTGGATGGATAGTTATTTGTTCACTCGACTCTGA
- the LOC142638925 gene encoding 7-deoxyloganetic acid glucosyltransferase-like, with product MEPESKAPHVLIFPLPAQGHVNSMLNLAQLLSLAGLNITFLNTDDNHNRLVLHTNILHRFACFPGFQFKTIPDGLPVDHPRAGDHFMELFESLKLVTKPIFREMLCSGQLNSATGQSVTCIIADGILSFPIDVGNEIGIPVIHFRTISACSFWVYFCIQEMIEAGELPIRGNEDMDCLIRSVPGMETFFRIRDLPSFCRVSNLADPNLQYVSNMTRQSPRAHALILNTFEDLEGPALSHIRTKCPKTYTIGPLHEILKSKLESKTTLLQSRSPNSLFEVDKSCMVWLNAQPLKSVIYVSFGSITVMTKEELMEFWYGLVNSKKRFLWAIRPDLVTQKDVEGQIPLELVEGTKDRGYMVGWVPQEEVLAHEAVGGFLTHSGWNSTLESIVAGVPMICWPYFADQQTNSRFVSEVWKLGMDMKDVCDRIMIEKMVNHLMEETRETFMKSVTEKARLAKQSVSEDGSSYHNLDHLIKDIRLMSMTTTK from the exons ATGGAGCCAGAATCAAAAGCTCCACATGTTCTCATCTTTCCACTTCCAGCACAAGGACATGTAAACTCCATGCTCAATCTAGCTCAGCTTCTTTCACTAGCTGGCCTCAACATCACCTTTCTCAACACCGATGACAACCACAATCGCCTTGTCCTTCACACCAATATTCTACACCGTTTTGCATGTTTTCCTGGATTCCAATTCAAAACCATCCCAGATGGCCTTCCAGTTGATCACCCACGAGCTGGTGACCATTTCATGGAATTGTTTGAGTCCTTAAAATTGGTAACTAAGCCAATATTTAGAGAAATGCTGTGTTCTGGTCAATTAAATTCAGCTACTGGACAGTCAGTGACTTGCATCATAGCAGATGGAATCTTGAGCTTTCCTATTGATGTTGGCAATGAGATTGGCATTCCGGTCATTCATTTCCGTACAATCAGTGCTTGCTCCTTCTGGGtttatttttgtattcaagAAATGATAGAAGCAGGCGAACTTCCCATTAGAG GAAATGAAGACATGGATTGCTTAATAAGAAGTGTGCCAGGCATGGAAACTTTTTTCCGAATTCGAGACTTACCTAGTTTTTGTCGAGTAAGCAACCTAGCAGACCCGAATCTCCAATACGTTTCAAATATGACTAGGCAATCCCCTCGAGCACATGCGCTTATACTCAACACGTTTGAAGATTTAGAAGGACCTGCACTATCTCACATACGCACAAAATGTCCCAAAACTTATACTATtggacccctccatgaaattcTTAAATCTAAACTTGAATCCAAAACGACATTGTTGCAATCTCGGTCTCCAAACAGCCTCTTCGAAGTGGACAAAAGCTGCATGGTGTGGCTCAATGCTCAACCTTTAAAATCTGTAATCTATGTAAGCTTTGGAAGCATTACAGTCATGACAAAGGAAGAGCTCATGGAGTTTTGGTATGGTTTGGTTAATAGCAAGAAACGCTTTTTATGGGCTATAAGGCCTGATTTGGTGACCCAAAAAGATGTTGAAGGTCAAATTCCACTTGAACTTGTTGAAGGGACAAAGGATCGAGGGTATATGGTGGGTTGGGTCCCACAAGAGGAGGTGTTGGCCCATGAGGCTGTAGGTGGGTTTTTGACTCATAGCGGATGGAACTCTACCTTAGAGAGCATAGTGGCTGGGGTGCCCATGATTTGTTGGCCTTACTTTGCTGATCAACAAACAAATAGTAGGTTTGTGAGTGAGGTTTGGAAGTTGGGAATGGACATGAAAGATGTGTGTGATAGAATTATGATAGAAAAAATGGTGAATCATCTAATGGAGGAGACGAGAGAGACTTTCATGAAATCAGTTACTGAGAAGGCTAGGTTGGCAAAACAAAGTGTGAGTGAAGATGGGTCCTCTTACCATAATTTGGACCATTTGATTAAGGATATAAGGTTAATGAGCATGACTACAACAAAATAG